A window from Engraulis encrasicolus isolate BLACKSEA-1 chromosome 11, IST_EnEncr_1.0, whole genome shotgun sequence encodes these proteins:
- the zgc:55461 gene encoding beta-tubulin family protein produces MREIVHLQAGQCGNQIGAKFWEVISDEHGIDPTGTYHGDSDLQLERINVYYNEATGGKYVPRAVLVDLEPGTMDSVRSGPFGQVFRPDNFVFGQSGAGNNWAKGHYTEGAELVDSVLDVVRKEAESCDCLQGFQLTHSLGGGTGSGMGTLLISKIREEYPDRIMNTFSVVPSPKVSDTVVEPYNATLSVHQLVENTDETYCIDNEALYDICFRTLKLTTPTYGDLNHLVSATMSGVTTCLRFPGQLNADLRKLAVNMVPFPRLHFFMPGFAPLTSRGSQQYRALTVPELTQQMFDAKNMMAACDPRHGRYLTVAAVFRGRMSMKEVDEQMLNVQNKNNSYFVEWIPNNVKTAVCDIPPRGLKMAATFIGNSTAIQELFKRISEQFTAMFRRKAFLHWYTGEGMDEMEFTEAESNMNDLVSEYQQYQDATAEEEGEFEEEGEEELA; encoded by the exons ATGAGGGAAATCGTGCACTTGCAAGCTGGCCAGTGTGGGAACCAGATTGGAGCAAAG TTTTGGGAGGTGATCAGTGACGAGCACGGCATTGACCCCACTGGCACCTACCATGGCGACAGCGACCTTCAACTTGAAAGAATCAACGTCTATTACAATGAAGCCACAG GTGGCAAGTATGTCCCACGAGCAGTCTTGGTTGATCTTGAACCTGGAACGATGGACTCTGTCAGGTCTGGGCCATTCGGGCAGGTTTTCAGGCCAGACAACTTCGTCTTCG GTCAAAGTGGTGCCGGAAACAACTGGGCCAAAGGCCACTACACTGAGGGTGCCGAGCTTGTGGACTCCGTTCTGGACGTGGTGAGGAAGGAGGCGGAGAGCTGCGACTGCTTGCAGGGCTTCCAGCTCACCCACTCCCTCGGTGGCGGCACAGGCTCCGGCATGGGCACCCTGCTCATCAGCAAGATCCGCGAGGAGTACCCCGACCGCATCATGAACACTTTCAGCGTGGTGCCCTCGCCCAAAGTGTCCGACACGGTCGTGGAGCCCTACAACGCCACGCTATCCGTGCATCAGCTGGTGGAGAACACGGACGAGACCTACTGCATCGACAACGAGGCCCTGTATGACATTTGCTTCCGCACCCTTAAGCTCACCACGCCCACGTACGGGGACCTGAACCACCTGGTCTCGGCCACCATGAGCGGAGTCACCACCTGCCTCCGCTTCCCCGGCCAGCTCAACGCCGACCTCCGCAAGCTGGCCGTCAACATGGTGCCTTTCCCCCGCCTGCACTTCTTCATGCCCGGCTTTGCCCCCCTGACCAGCAGGGGGAGCCAGCAGTACCGCGCCCTCACCGTGCCCGAGCTGACCCAGCAGATGTTTGACGCCAAGAACATGATGGCCGCCTGCGACCCGCGCCACGGACGCTACCTGACCGTGGCCGCCGTGTTCCGCGGCCGCATGTCCATGAAGGAGGTGGACGAGCAGATGCTCAACGTGCAGAACAAGAACAACAGCTACTTTGTGGAATGGATCCCCAACAACGTCAAGACGGCAGTGTGCGACATCCCACCCAGGGgtctcaagatggccgccaccttcATCGGCAACAGCACAGCCATCCAGGAGCTGTTCAAGCGCATCTCCGAGCAGTTCACCGCCATGTTCCGGCGCAAGGCCTTCCTGCACTGGTACACTGGCGAAGGCATGGACGAGATGGAGTTCACAGAGGCCGAGAGCAACATGAACGACCTGGTGTCTGAGTACCAGCAGTACCAGGACGCCACAGCTGAGGAAGAGGGCGAgtttgaggaggagggagaggaagagctgGCGTAG